From the genome of Palaemon carinicauda isolate YSFRI2023 chromosome 6, ASM3689809v2, whole genome shotgun sequence, one region includes:
- the LOC137642849 gene encoding uncharacterized protein, with protein sequence MVASLRDTVPCCIKFELILALFQESAETPFYVSKKYKTISRKTEGNQRSREPMDMKWWKNFLLILPLVVGITCEIDIKSGALIQNHGKGELLTDFAVVKINVNSILEREEHLNQLDKELRKCILTHSDSAFVEVLRNLQGKIEDIVRPQRNKRSLLPFVGSAFSALFGVATENDVRGLTDRVELIEKWANQKGNLISTLIENNNKNVENIKKMVEFINQVNVNVSNKIDDVEQVFKLIHEVEIEIGDHKESVNGLINAQKGILSPAIISPKTLKEIIDWCMVNSHSKPLLEDIFWYYTMSTVKVTKGYLLVLIPFKGMNLFDLYTIHPFPVKIGNATIIWNHPKVRLALDKNKLLMIILEEGDLEQCVLISESQSMCNFVQIKQPMSNFPCIRGIFFENYELMRECKFETFALPYRALHLGNEIFVYVQSTKNAEVTCDGKTQTFQLGNLKSFADSCSVVINDYLYYVPSVFLHYELNQSSIAKSYENKINHFQLDKLTVVENVAMPLDNDYVLFYKKDVAPFLTMCNVFLIVLITVVTYNVVKYLVFRKLERINELLLVITGKPKE encoded by the exons atggtggcatcgttaagggatactgtgccgtgttgtattaagtttgaactaatactggctttatttcaggaaagtgctgaaacccccttttatgtgtcgaagaaatacaaaacaatctcaagaaaaacagagggaaaccaaaggagtcgtgaaccaatggatat gaagtggtggaaaaacttccttctgatcctacccctggtggtcggtatcacttgcgaaatagacattaaaagtggggccttgatacaaaatcatggaaaaggtgaactgttaacagattttgctgtagtaaaaattaatgtcaattcaatattagaaagggaagaacatttgaaccagttagataaggaactacggaagtgcatactaacccatagtgattctgcctttgtagaagtattaagaaatttacagggtaaaattgaagacattgtcaggcctcaaagaaacaagagatctttgttaccttttgtaggaagtgcctttagtgctttgtttggagtggctacagaaaacgatgtaagaggtttgactgatcgtgtagaactaatcgagaaatgggctaatcagaagggtaatcttataagtactctgatagaaaataataataagaatgtagagaacataaaaaagatggtggaatttattaatcaagttaacgtgaatgtttctaataaaatagatgacgtagaacaagtgtttaagttgattcatgaagtagaaatcgagattggtgatcacaaggaatctgtgaacggactaataaatgcacaaaagggaatactcagccctgctatcatttctccaaaaactttgaaagaaattatcgattggtgtatggtaaatagccattccaagcctttgctagaagatatattttggtattacacaatgtcaactgtgaaagtaacaaaagggtatttgttggtattgatccccttcaagggtatgaatttgtttgacctgtatacaatacatcctttcccagttaagataggaaatgcaacaataatttggaaccatccgaaggttcgtctagcattggataagaacaagttgttgatgattattttagaagaaggtgatttagaacagtgtgtgttgataagtgaaagtcaatccatgtgcaattttgtgcaaattaaacaacctatgagcaattttccgtgtatccgaggtattttctttgagaattatgagttgatgagagagtgtaaatttgaaacttttgctttgccatacagggcattacatttaggtaatgagatttttgtttatgtacaaagtactaaaaatgcagaagttacttgtgatgggaagactcaaacatttcagttaggaaacttgaagtcatttgcagattcttgctcagtagtgataaatgattatctctattatgtaccaagtgtgtttttgcattatgagttaaatcaatcttccattgcaaagagttacgagaacaagattaatcattttcagctagacaaattaacagtggtagaaaatgtggcaatgccacttgataatgattatgttctgttttacaagaaagatgttgcaccatttctgactatgtgtaatgtgtttttgattgtacttattactgtggtaacgtataatgtggtgaagtatttggttttcagaaaattggaaaggattaatgagttgctactagttattactgggaaacctaaagaatag